AGCGACACCCAAACGATCGCATAATGTACAAACCTCTTCGATAGAGAGATGATAGTCCTCTGCTATTTCCGAGATTGACAGGTCTGCAAACCCCATAATCATTAACGTACTGATTTTATTAAGGTTGACCCATCTAATATCATGCCATTGAGGCGTCCCTTTCCCAAATCCAGATTCCATAAATTGGTCAAATCTGGAATGGAAGAGGATCAAGGTTCAGTCCCCTATCCCCTATTCAACAGCAGCGGCAACTGGAACAGCGGTAGGTGAAACATCTGAGGCCATCGGCATTTGAGCATGAATGCGAATCAGCTGGGCTAAGGTTCGCTTTAACTCTGGTCTCGGAACAATGGCATCTACAAATCCATGGCCGAGCAAATATTCTGCCGTTTGAAAATCGTCCGGTAGCTTTTCTCGCAAGGTCTGTTCGACCACCCGGCGACCGGCAAAGCCGAT
The genomic region above belongs to Acaryochloris sp. CCMEE 5410 and contains:
- a CDS encoding translation initiation factor IF-2 gives rise to the protein MESGFGKGTPQWHDIRWVNLNKISTLMIMGFADLSISEIAEDYHLSIEEVCTLCDRLGVAYKAPHTRLALEDVKALILEILANQENT